The nucleotide sequence GTAATTTATACATGCAACCCGATAAATATCACCCACTCCATTAAAGATTACTGTATTATTGTTACAttttagaaggaaaaaaaaaacttaaattcttcttctccaatatATTACTCTTTTGCAGTTTGTACAGTATCATATGGTACTTTCCTATTGATTGGGATTGACTATAAATAAGTTACTTCTCAATCAAtaactatttatttttttaaattaaaatagttAAAGAATACGTTtaagatatttattttttaaaattaaaactaaACAAGATGCTAAATATGGTGTCGTTCCTCCCATTCCATCTTAATCGTTCTGTTCTATCGCATCAATTGCAGGTCTTAAAATATTCACTGTGTTCTCTTCGCGTTACTCTTCCGAGGAACTGCGTGTCTTCTCGGGAACACTCTCCTTCCTAGAGGACGTGTAGCTTCTCGAGTACATCTATCTGCATGAGTGAACGTTGACTCCCGTCAATGTTGCAgaaccacctcctcctcccatgAAGGATGGTGCTGCCATCAACACTGCCTGCTCTTCCTTCTTGCCACAGACTTCACGAACTCAGCGTCCGATTAGTGCCACTTGTGCTAGTACGTTCGCAGAGCATGCTCTCGCCGGCACACGGTTGTCGACGCAGCCCAGAGAAGATCTGCACCCAGAACTCATGGCTCATCATAACCGAGAAGGATAAGGTTAGGGCTTCAGCTGCAGCGAGAGAGAGTAGAAATAGGATTGGTGCTGCCATCAACACTGCCTGCTCTTCCTTCTTGCCACAGACTTCACGAACTCAGCGTCCGATTAGTGCCACTTGTGCTAGTACGTTCGCAGAGCATCCTCTCGCCGGCACACGGTTGTCGACGCAGCCCAGAGAAGATCTGCACCCAGAACTCATGGCTCATCATAACCGAGAAGGATAAGGTTAGGGCTTCAGCTGCAGCGAGAGAGAGTAGAAATAGGATTGGATGTTCTATAGCTCAAAAGGCATGACTATTAAACCTCAAatgatgatgaagatatgctgtgGCATCATGTTCTATTGCTCGATATGATTATTAGACCTCACTTTTGATTCTTCCTCTTCTTAATTGACACGTCAAAAGAAAGAATTTGGATTTAGCAGATGTAGATATGCGGTCGACTTATTCAGGGGCGTCATCACTGCTGTGTCCTTTGATCGGTTGCCGGCGGTGAAAGATCAGAGTAGTGTTGAGAGCAGAAGAACTGTCTCCATGGAGTTGACCACACAGGTAGGTTTAGATACGCGTTTGGTGACACAGCTATGGGGGAAGAACATGAGGCCTGCATGATTAAGGACGGAATGTGTTACGACCTTCACACACGCTGCAAATCTGCAACCTGTGATGAGCAGCACTTCCTGGAAAAGGCATCTGATCTCGGATATTATCTCCATTTTTAGTGAGGACGAAGCAAAGAAAACTCTCTCAGTAGATCCACGTTTGGTACGTGTTGGCTCATCCAAACCTGAACTACCGGTATCCCCCACACCGTCCGCCATCCCTTCGATTACTTAGTCCCAACTTCCAAACCACTCATGACGATGATACCATCTTAATCCATTTGAACGCCTCCATGCTTCGTTTCATGCATACGATAGCATGTAGCTTAACACCCTTACCTACTTACTCTTACCTATATTTTTCTGCCACATGACCTGTATCAGCGATTCGTACCCCATGTCGCTTTCAGTTATCGTTCCTCTGCTATAAATAGAGTTATGAAGAGATGGGATCGAGTGGCACGACTGAAGGCACCGCTTAGTCCGCCGCTACGAAGCAACAGTGGAACGCCTCGCTTCTCCACAGCTCTTCTTGGGTGTTGGGGTCACGCACACGATATCCCCGTGGATACCGTAACAGCGCGCTGCTATTTCGCCGTTTAGTCGCCGTCCCCGCTATCCTTATAAGAAGAGGGGATAGCCGAGCGGTGCGATGACCCGATTCGTGGAGAAGATATCCTTGTTCGACCGGCGATCATCACCGATGGCGGAGGCCGAGGACATCGCCCGCGACGGCCTGCTCGTCTACCACCACCCCCTGGCACCCGCCACCACCGACGCCCAAGCGGTCACCCTCGGTCAGCTCTTCAAGCACGTCGGCGACGCCCACAGCGGAGAGGGGGACGACGGTGATGCGGCCCCGCCGCCCCATCATGTCCTTGAACTCGACGAATTCTCCGCCGGAGCCGGCGGAGGTGACCACTTGAGCTCCCGTCCACCCACTTTCGTGCTCGCCTTCACGAATCTCTCGTACAGCGTGAAGAGACCCAGGAAGATGTCCTTGTTCCAGAGGAACCGGCTCGCCACGGATCCTGTCGCCGCACTCGCGCCGCCGGAAGCGTTCTCGAGAACCAAGACGCTATTGAATTCCATCTCCGGCGAGGCGAGGGAAGGTGAGATCTTCGCGGTGCTGGGGGCGAGCGGCTCCGGCAAGTCCACCCTGATCGACGCGCTCGCGAACCGTATCGTGAGGGACAGCCTGCAGGGCTCCATCACCCTCAACGGCGAGAAACTCGATGGGCGGCTGCTGAAGGTGATCTCCGCCTACGTGATGCAGGACGACCTCCTGTACCCCATGCTCACCGTGGAGGAGACCTTGATGTTCTCCGCCGAGTTCCGGCTGCCCCGCTCGCTCTCTGTTTCGAAGAAGAAGAGCCGGGTGCAAGCGCTCATCGACCAGCTCGGCCTCCGGTCCGCCGCCAAGACCATCATCGGCGACGAGATCCACCGCGGCGTATCCGGAGGCGAGCGCCGGCGGGTGTCGATCGGCATCGACATCATCCACGACCCGATCATCCTCTTCCTTGACGAGCCCACGTCGGGACTCGACTCCACCAGCGCGTTCATGGTGGTCAAGGTGTTGCAGCGGATTGCTCACAGCGGGAGCATCGTGATCATGTCGGTGCACCAGCCGAGTTACCGGATCCTCTGCCTCCTGGATCGCCTGCTCTTCCTCTCCCGCGGCCAGACAGTGTACAGTGGACCGCCGGAGGGCCTTCACCGGTTCTTCTCCGACTTCGGCCACCCGATCCCGGATAACGAGAACCCCACCGAGTTCGCGCTCGACCTCATCCGGGAGCTCGAGGGCACTCCGGCCGGTGCAAGGTCCCTCGTCGAGTTCAACAAGTCGCGCCAGGACGAACAACCGGCCCTGGTCCCTGCCGCAAGGTCATCTCTCTCTCTGAACGATGCCATCGGCGCCAGCATCTCGCGCGGCAAGCTCGTGTCGGGCACGACCGAGGGGACGACGTCGGCCTCGTCGGTCCAGAAGTACGCCAATCCATTCTGGATCGAGATGGGCGTGCTCACCAAGCGATCCTTCACCAACACGAAGCGGATGCCGGAGCTGTTCGCTATCCGCCTCGCCGCGGTGCTCCTCACCGGATTCATCCTGGCCACCATCTTCTGGCGCCTCGACAACTCGCCCAAGGGCGTTCAGGAACGGCTCGGATTCTTCGCCATAGCCATGTCCACCATGTTCTATACGTGCGCCGACGCACTCCCCATCTTCCTCCAGGAGCGCAATATCTTCATGAGGGAGACAGCCTACAACGCCTACCGCCGCTCGTCTTACGTCCTCTCGCACGCCATCGTCGGCTTCCCGCCGCTGATCCTCCTCTCCGTCGCCTTCGCCTTGACCACCTACTTCGCCGTCGGCCTGGCGGGGGGCATGCAGGGCTTCGTCTTCTTCGTGCTGATCATCCTGGCCTCGTTCTGGGCGGGGAGCGGGTTCGTGACGTTCCTCTCCGGCGTGGTGACACACGTCATGTTAGGCTACACCGTCGTCGTCGCGATCCTGGCCTACTTCCTGCTCTTCAGTGGCTTCTTCATCAACAGAGACCGCATCCACGACTACTGGATCTGGTTCCACTACCTATCCCTGGTCAAGTACCCCTACGAAGCAGTGATGCAGAACGAGTTCGACGACCGGCACAAGTGCTTCGTCAGAGGCGTTCAGATGTTCGACAACACGCCGCTAGGGGTCTTGCCGGACGCGATCAAGCTGAGGGTGCTCAAATCCATGAGCAACTCCTTAGGGGTGAACATAACCAGCCGCACATGCATCACCACCGGCACCGACATACTGAAGCAGCAGAGCATCACTCAGCTCAGCAAGTGGGACTGCCTGTGGGTGACAGTGGCATGGGGATTCCTGTTCAGGTTCCTCTTCTACATCAGCCTCCTGCTGGGGAGCCGGAACAAGAGGAGGTAAAGCGACAGAGCGAGAGCTACAGCACTGCGACTATCTCCTTTTGTATGaagcttctctttcttcttcttcttctttttttttgttgtgtTAATGTTGGAGATGAACTAATTGTGATCTGTAAGTTAAATATCCACATCTTCTCCCTCTTCTACTACTTTGTTCACGGTTGTTCCTTTAGTTCTTCGATCTCCTCGGCGCTACAGATGATGGTTTGTTGGATCACGGCGGCTTTGTGGGCATGGACAGCTAAGATTCTGGTGATCTGCCGTGCTTTCGTGCAGGAGACATTCCTCGTTGAACTATCCCGTACGACTTGGCTGCATTATGGAATGTTTGTGGTGTTCTCGACTGGGATGATTCTGAGTACATTGAATGTGGTGTGGATTATTTATGACGATTTTGTTGGCAGTGGTTCGCCGGTCCACTGTAGTGACAGTTGAGACAGTTGGCTGGCGGCTTATCTCTCCCCGCTGCCATCAACGGCGTTCAAACCCGTCTCTCACCGACTCCAACTAATGGCACCAAACGCGCGTCTTCCTCCCATTCTTTAAGCGTGCATTGAGAACGAAGAGATTGGGAAGTCAGACACTCAACATGAGCTTCTACCTCATCTCTTTCCCTTAAATAAAGCATCACATTGACCTCACCCGCTCTAGCAATAGAGGGTTGATCGTTCCTATTTAACCCTATGACTGGACATGTCATAGGGTCAAAGTCAAAATGTCCAGTACCACAAGTGTGGGTTAAACCCAAGCCTACTGGGTCGCAGACCGAGCCACATTGGGCTGTACATTGGGCTGTGACAGTAAAGCCCACTTAGATAGAGATGTGAGTCATCAAGTATTGCAGGACTTTGCTGGCCTACGTACATGCATACACGTGTGTATGCGCGTGTGGCCCAGGCGACAGGGATCGGGAGGCGCTTTCCAACGCATCCTGGCCTTCCGTTACGTTTTGTGTGGTCCTTCCTCCTTCGCCACACGAGCGCGCATCAAGCGACGTGCCCTCCGCGGCCGCGAGCCATCGCGCAATCAGACGGCTCAGAAAAGGTTACGACGGACGCACGCAcgcgaaaaagaaaagaaaaagaaaaaacacgtGGCACCAATTGCGTATTCCCGACCCGGAAGGGGAAGAAGCGGTCGGGGCCCCACGTGTGCTGTAGATCTCGTGCTGTCCCTCGTAAATTCTCGCACGGACACGACTGATAACAATAGGGCAGACCACCACTTACAGGATCTACCAGTCTCATAATTTATTCTCTCTCATCTTTGTCATGTTCGAGTCGCAGCCACCACTTACTTCCCCATTACCCTTAAAGCTTGAAAGCTAAGACCCACTATTTTCTCTCTCTAACACTAGcaagaaaattaaaatataaagccCACTACACGAGAACTCTTTAACTCCATGAAGCTTTTGCCACAAAAGAAATAAATCTTGAAGGGAGAAGGAACAAAAGAGGGGGAACTATCTAGGCCAACCATGGGTTTTCCATCTGTTCCAGGGTATTTAGATCAACCTAACTGGAACCAGGTGagtgctcctcctcctcttcctcttccccttcATCTCTTTTCCTCATATTTGTTCGTTTCTCCGATTCCTTCTGCTTCCAAATGGTATAAGAAACTAAAAGATTCTCACACTTGTGCGATACCAGTGACAATAATTCTTGCTTTGTCCCTCTCTTACCTTGTTGTAATTACTGAAGCAGCAAGCTCATCAGCAGGTGAGCAGCAGCGGTGTGACGTGCCAGCTTCCGCCATTAATGGCAGCTCCGCAGACTGAAGGTGGGATGGTTGACTCGATCAGGCTTGGATCGATGGCGGACCGAGCTCGGCTCGCAAAGGTCCCTCAGCCGGAGCCAGGGCAGAAGTGCCCGCGCTGTGACTCCACCAACACCAAATTCTGTTACTTCAACAACTACTCCTTGTCGCAGCCCCGGCATTTCTGCAAGACATGCCGACGTTACTGGACGCGCGGCGGCGCCCTCCGCAACGTCCCCGTCGGCGGCGGCTGCCGCCGCAACAGGAGGACCAAGTCCACCGCTGGTAGCTCCTCGAAGTTCTCGACTACGGCCACTCAGACtggagcctcctcctcctcctcctccccggccacATCATCCGGCTTAGGTGGTGCAACAACATCCCACGTCCCGTTCCCTTCGCATCTGCCATTCATGGCCTCGTTGCACCCGCTTCCGGACTTCACGTCGACTAACTTCGCGATGAGCTTCTCCAGCATCCAACCCGCAAACACAATGGAGTATCAGCTGGGAGGGAGCAGCAGTAGCAGGGGTCCCTTCGATGGCTTTGGATTAGAGACTCTCAGGCTTCAGCAGATACAGCAGTTTCCATTACCAGGAGGACTGGAACTTCCGCAGCCGCCGCCAGCGGCAGCTGGTGAAGGCAGTGGGCTTCTTGAGGGGTTCATTACAGGGCAAGCTCAAACGAGACGACCGAATTCCGGGCTCATAACTCAGCTGGCGAAGATGGAGGACAGCCAACAACTGCTTGATCTCCCAGGGCGTTACCTTAATGCTTCCCGCAACGATCAATTCTGGAGTGGCAGCAGTGGCggaggcagcagcagcggcgcggGCGGATGGGCGACGGATCTCTCAGGATTCAACTCCTCATCTGGAAGTATCTTGTGATCGTATGGTTCCCATGATTACGTTCTAACATGGAAGCTCAGTTTTTTACAATGGCTTCGAAGGGGCCTGCTTGACCGGAGAAGGAAGGATGAAGCAGTAGACTAATTA is from Musa acuminata AAA Group cultivar baxijiao chromosome BXJ3-8, Cavendish_Baxijiao_AAA, whole genome shotgun sequence and encodes:
- the LOC135645313 gene encoding ABC transporter G family member 5-like, which produces MTRFVEKISLFDRRSSPMAEAEDIARDGLLVYHHPLAPATTDAQAVTLGQLFKHVGDAHSGEGDDGDAAPPPHHVLELDEFSAGAGGGDHLSSRPPTFVLAFTNLSYSVKRPRKMSLFQRNRLATDPVAALAPPEAFSRTKTLLNSISGEAREGEIFAVLGASGSGKSTLIDALANRIVRDSLQGSITLNGEKLDGRLLKVISAYVMQDDLLYPMLTVEETLMFSAEFRLPRSLSVSKKKSRVQALIDQLGLRSAAKTIIGDEIHRGVSGGERRRVSIGIDIIHDPIILFLDEPTSGLDSTSAFMVVKVLQRIAHSGSIVIMSVHQPSYRILCLLDRLLFLSRGQTVYSGPPEGLHRFFSDFGHPIPDNENPTEFALDLIRELEGTPAGARSLVEFNKSRQDEQPALVPAARSSLSLNDAIGASISRGKLVSGTTEGTTSASSVQKYANPFWIEMGVLTKRSFTNTKRMPELFAIRLAAVLLTGFILATIFWRLDNSPKGVQERLGFFAIAMSTMFYTCADALPIFLQERNIFMRETAYNAYRRSSYVLSHAIVGFPPLILLSVAFALTTYFAVGLAGGMQGFVFFVLIILASFWAGSGFVTFLSGVVTHVMLGYTVVVAILAYFLLFSGFFINRDRIHDYWIWFHYLSLVKYPYEAVMQNEFDDRHKCFVRGVQMFDNTPLGVLPDAIKLRVLKSMSNSLGVNITSRTCITTGTDILKQQSITQLSKWDCLWVTVAWGFLFRFLFYISLLLGSRNKRR
- the LOC135644519 gene encoding dof zinc finger protein DOF3.6-like isoform X2, yielding MGFPSVPGYLDQPNWNQQVSSSGVTCQLPPLMAAPQTEGGMVDSIRLGSMADRARLAKVPQPEPGQKCPRCDSTNTKFCYFNNYSLSQPRHFCKTCRRYWTRGGALRNVPVGGGCRRNRRTKSTAGSSSKFSTTATQTGASSSSSSPATSSGLGGATTSHVPFPSHLPFMASLHPLPDFTSTNFAMSFSSIQPANTMEYQLGGSSSSRGPFDGFGLETLRLQQIQQFPLPGGLELPQPPPAAAGEGSGLLEGFITGQAQTRRPNSGLITQLAKMEDSQQLLDLPGRYLNASRNDQFWSGSSGGGSSSGAGGWATDLSGFNSSSGSIL
- the LOC135644519 gene encoding dof zinc finger protein DOF3.6-like isoform X3, with translation MGFPSVPGYLDQPNWNQVSSSGVTCQLPPLMAAPQTEGGMVDSIRLGSMADRARLAKVPQPEPGQKCPRCDSTNTKFCYFNNYSLSQPRHFCKTCRRYWTRGGALRNVPVGGGCRRNRRTKSTAGSSSKFSTTATQTGASSSSSSPATSSGLGGATTSHVPFPSHLPFMASLHPLPDFTSTNFAMSFSSIQPANTMEYQLGGSSSSRGPFDGFGLETLRLQQIQQFPLPGGLELPQPPPAAAGEGSGLLEGFITGQAQTRRPNSGLITQLAKMEDSQQLLDLPGRYLNASRNDQFWSGSSGGGSSSGAGGWATDLSGFNSSSGSIL
- the LOC135644519 gene encoding dof zinc finger protein DOF3.6-like isoform X1; translation: MGFPSVPGYLDQPNWNQQAHQQVSSSGVTCQLPPLMAAPQTEGGMVDSIRLGSMADRARLAKVPQPEPGQKCPRCDSTNTKFCYFNNYSLSQPRHFCKTCRRYWTRGGALRNVPVGGGCRRNRRTKSTAGSSSKFSTTATQTGASSSSSSPATSSGLGGATTSHVPFPSHLPFMASLHPLPDFTSTNFAMSFSSIQPANTMEYQLGGSSSSRGPFDGFGLETLRLQQIQQFPLPGGLELPQPPPAAAGEGSGLLEGFITGQAQTRRPNSGLITQLAKMEDSQQLLDLPGRYLNASRNDQFWSGSSGGGSSSGAGGWATDLSGFNSSSGSIL